In Sphingomonas panacisoli, one genomic interval encodes:
- a CDS encoding acetyl/propionyl/methylcrotonyl-CoA carboxylase subunit alpha, whose amino-acid sequence MLKSLLIANRGEIACRIIRTAREMGIRTVAVYSDADANALHVRQADDAVHIGPSPVRESYLVGDKIIAAARQTGAEAIHPGYGFLSENADFAQSVKDAGLIWVGPNPASIRAMGLKDAAKERMIAAGVPVTPGYLGEDQRPDHLKAEADKIGYPVLIKAVAGGGGKGMRRVDAAEDFADMLQSCQREAASSFGDDRVLIEKYILSPRHIEVQVFGDSHGNVVHLFERDCSLQRRHQKVIEEAPAPGMDADTREAICAAAVRAAQAVDYVGAGTIEFIADASEGLRADRIWFMEMNTRLQVEHPVTEEITGQDLVEWQLRVASGEPLPCAQDELEINGWAMEARLYAEDPAKGFLPSIGRLEAFDLGDEARIDTGVEQGADISPFYDPMIAKVIAWGEDREEARETLADALSDAIVWPVRSNAGFLVEALEHHAFASGEVDTGLIAREGDALMPNAKPSEEALADAAAALIGDVPMAGFRLNAAPRTLGTFLLDGAPVTIDRADPEAGSQPTENLLIAEDGQTWQLAHWRAAGGAGGATGDGAILAPMPGRVISVDVAAGDTVTKGQKLLTLEAMKMEHGLTAPFDGTVAELNASSGAQVQVDALLARIEKIDG is encoded by the coding sequence ATGTTGAAATCGCTTCTCATCGCCAATCGCGGCGAGATCGCCTGCCGCATCATCCGTACCGCGCGTGAGATGGGTATTCGCACGGTCGCGGTGTATTCGGATGCCGACGCCAACGCGCTGCACGTCCGCCAAGCCGACGACGCGGTGCATATCGGGCCGTCGCCGGTGCGCGAAAGCTATCTGGTCGGCGACAAGATCATTGCCGCGGCCAGGCAGACCGGGGCGGAGGCGATTCATCCGGGCTATGGCTTTCTTTCGGAGAATGCCGATTTTGCGCAGTCGGTGAAGGACGCCGGGCTGATCTGGGTCGGCCCCAACCCCGCCAGCATCCGCGCGATGGGCCTGAAGGACGCCGCCAAGGAGCGGATGATCGCCGCCGGTGTGCCGGTGACGCCGGGTTATCTCGGCGAGGATCAGCGGCCTGATCACCTCAAGGCCGAAGCGGACAAGATCGGCTACCCCGTACTGATCAAGGCGGTCGCGGGCGGTGGCGGCAAGGGGATGCGGCGCGTGGATGCCGCGGAGGACTTCGCCGACATGCTGCAGTCATGCCAGCGCGAGGCTGCATCGTCGTTCGGCGATGACCGCGTGCTGATCGAAAAATACATCCTGAGCCCGCGCCACATCGAAGTGCAGGTGTTCGGTGACAGCCACGGCAACGTCGTCCACCTTTTCGAACGCGATTGCTCGCTGCAACGGCGCCACCAGAAGGTGATCGAGGAAGCCCCCGCCCCCGGCATGGACGCCGACACGCGCGAAGCGATCTGCGCCGCTGCGGTACGCGCGGCCCAGGCGGTCGATTATGTCGGCGCGGGCACGATCGAATTCATCGCCGACGCGAGCGAAGGCCTGCGCGCCGATCGCATCTGGTTCATGGAAATGAACACGCGGCTGCAGGTCGAGCACCCGGTGACCGAAGAGATCACCGGGCAGGATCTGGTCGAGTGGCAGTTGCGCGTCGCGAGCGGCGAGCCCTTGCCCTGCGCGCAGGACGAGCTCGAGATCAACGGCTGGGCGATGGAAGCGCGGCTCTATGCCGAGGATCCGGCCAAGGGCTTCCTCCCCTCGATCGGGCGGCTCGAAGCGTTCGACCTGGGCGACGAAGCCCGCATCGATACCGGGGTCGAGCAAGGCGCCGACATCTCGCCCTTCTATGACCCGATGATCGCCAAGGTTATCGCGTGGGGCGAGGATCGCGAGGAAGCGCGTGAGACCCTCGCCGATGCGCTGTCCGACGCGATCGTCTGGCCGGTGCGGTCGAACGCCGGGTTCCTGGTCGAAGCGCTGGAGCATCATGCCTTCGCGTCGGGTGAGGTCGATACCGGCCTGATCGCGCGCGAAGGCGACGCGCTGATGCCGAATGCGAAGCCGAGCGAAGAAGCGCTGGCCGATGCGGCGGCGGCCTTGATCGGCGACGTGCCGATGGCCGGGTTTCGGCTCAACGCGGCCCCGCGCACGCTCGGCACGTTCCTGCTCGATGGTGCGCCGGTGACGATCGATCGGGCCGATCCCGAGGCCGGGTCGCAGCCGACGGAAAATCTGCTGATCGCCGAGGACGGCCAGACCTGGCAGCTCGCGCATTGGCGCGCGGCTGGCGGCGCTGGCGGTGCGACCGGCGACGGCGCGATCCTGGCGCCGATGCCGGGCCGCGTGATCTCGGTCGATGTCGCGGCGGGCGATACGGTGACCAAGGGGCAGAAGCTGCTGACCCTCGAAGCGATGAAGATGGAGCACGGCCTGACCGCGCCGTTCGACGGCACCGTCGCCGAACTCAACGCGTCGTCGGGTGCGCAGGTGCAGGTCGATGCCCTGCTCGCGCGGATCGAGAAAATTGATGGCTGA